The proteins below come from a single Pleuronectes platessa chromosome 1, fPlePla1.1, whole genome shotgun sequence genomic window:
- the si:ch211-260e23.9 gene encoding tumor protein p53-inducible nuclear protein 2 gives MIGKILSHLLWNTCEDFEAADDGFEEMMEFEEGGWIFVNLPESGSLSVPEADPLENLLIEHPSMSVYQMRPRMSGEEEEEEEQGSDEDEEDTPRPVAVRQHISWRLAAWGIPLPCNIQLLAVQRARTQAERKKLGRSSLHRQNLAKMRFSPAEKRYGHFKQPFQRLCNY, from the exons ATGATTGGAAAGATTCTTTCTCATTTGCTTTGGAACACATGCGAGGACTTTGAGGCAGCAGACGATGGTTTTGAGGAGATGATGGAGTttgaggagggaggatggatCTTTGTTAATCTCCCAG AGAGCGGGTCGCTGTCAGTCCCTGAGGCGGATCCACTCGAGAACCTGCTGATCGAGCACCCGAGCATGTCTGTCTACCAGATGAGACCCAGGATgagtggggaggaggaggaggaagaggagcaaggCTCTGACGAAGATGAAGAGGACACTCCCAG GCCAGTGGCAGTGAGGCAGCACATTTCTTGGCGTTTGGCTGCCTGGGGAATCCCTCTGCCCTGCAACATCCAGCTGCTGGCTGTCCAGAGGGCCAGGACTCAGGCTGAGAGGAAGAAGCTGGGCCGCAGCTCCCTTCACAGGCAGAATTTAGCCAAGATGCGATTCTCCCCAGCAGAGAAGCGCTACGGCCACTTCAAGCAGCCCTTCCAGCGCCTCTGCAACTACTAA
- the zgc:162297 gene encoding uncharacterized protein F13E9.13, mitochondrial, protein MKFLDLFGRLKSVVIGMIHVKALPGTPLGCMKISQIIEEACREASIYRDAGIDGLIIENMHDTPYSFSVGPEVCACMTAVCTAVRSVCPILPLGVQILSSANQQAMAVALASGMDFIRAEGFVFSQVADEGLLNACAGELLRYRKQVGAEHVQIFTDIKKKHSAHALTSDVSIEETARAAEFFLSDGLVITGASTGAEADPCELKEVSQAVRIPVLIGSGVTYDNMERYLDANGMIIGSHFKEGGHWANAVHPEQVKRFMGKIRRLRK, encoded by the exons GCACCCCCCTGGGGTGTATGAAAATATCACAGATCATTGAGGAGGCATGCAGGGAGGCATCAATCTACCGTGATGCAGGGATT GATGGTCTGATCATCGAGAACATGCACGACACCCCTTACTCATTCTCTGTGGGCCCTGAGGTGTGTGCCTGTATGACAGCTGTGTGCACTGCTGTGAGAAGCGTCTGTCCGATCCTGCCACTCGGAGTCCAAATACTGTCTTCTGCTAACCAGCAGGCAATGGCCGTAGCTCTGGCTTCAG GTATGGATTTCATCAGGGCGGAGGGTTTTGTCTTTTCTCAAGTGGCGGATGAGGGCCTCTTGAATGCTTGTGCCGGAGAGTTACTGAGGTATCGCAAACAGGTCGGCGCTGAGCATGTGCAGATCTTCACTGACATCAAAAAGAAGCACAG CGCCCATGCCCTGACATCAGACGTGAGCATTGAGGAGACGGCCCGTGCTGCAGAGTTCTTCCTCTCTGATGGACTCGTCATCACAGGAGCATCCACTGGTGCAGAGGCTGACCCATGTGAGCTCAAAG AGGTTTCCCAGGCTGTGAGAATCCCAGTGCTGATTGGTTCTGGAGTGACCTATGACAACATGGAGCGCTATCTTGATGCAAATGGAATGATCATTGGTTCTCATTTCAAGGAGGGTGGCCACTGGGCCAATGCAGTCCACCCAGAGCAGGTGAAAAGGTTCATGGGAAAGATTCGTCGCCTTCGAAAATGA